The following are encoded in a window of Spea bombifrons isolate aSpeBom1 chromosome 2, aSpeBom1.2.pri, whole genome shotgun sequence genomic DNA:
- the SMG8 gene encoding nonsense-mediated mRNA decay factor SMG8: MKMTAEGPFILRDLLRSESEPSWKDEEVCVVGVFGKTAMLQGSWEKCSLVNSLCDRHVFPLFHRPPETPGDRSLFQAYYEQDSRVLYLLLTGITDTGQLLKACEELSQGIPHAEAHEWWKDEEKLYCMHLLYLFSVCHILLLVHPTCCFDITYEKLFRALDSLRQKVLPSLKPLLKDCTVGLDWKLNARPCPPRLLFVFQLNGALKVEARGQGPTTTEKPKKHSPKRRLQHALEDQIYRIFRKSRVLTNQSINCLFTVPANQAFVYIVADQDEDPIGMLLEGLRQNCTMKDTESMVPISGPRRYQMMRHTRQLSFTVESNTSLSGQLVDCTLREFLFQHVELVLTKKGFDDSVGRNPQPSHFELPTYNKWVAVALKLYEVLIENKDDDPPSFPGGFPPKLLANMKVLESYLDADTKFSENRCQKALPMAHSAYQSNLPHNYTTTVHKNQLAQALRVYSQHARGPAFQKYAIHLNEDCYKFWSSGHQLCEERSLTDQHCVHKFHLLPKSGEKIEPERNPPILFHNSRARSTGSCNCGRKQAPREDPFDIQSANYDFYQILEEKCCAKLEHISFPVFQPSTTDPAPATDDASPVPPEGEAEAEKLKDKEPQTQGESTSLSLALSLGQSTDSLGTYPADPQAGGDNAEAPVHGAEDKSEKRPSLVDRQASTVEYLPGMMHSNCPKGLLPKFSSWSLVKLGPAKAYNFHTGLDQVGFIPGTSYLMPWDIVIRTKPEDDGDLDTNSWPAPNKSVPGKRSAVVMGRGRRRDDIARAFVGFEYEDFRGRRFMCSAPDKIMKVIGNGPKESAIKALNSDMPLYMLSPSQGRGLKPHYAQLMRLFIVVPDAPLHIILNPQVQPGPPPCPVFYPEKQEIILPPDGLWVLRLPFSYVTERGPCYPPKENQQLMSYKITRGILKSVTQ; the protein is encoded by the exons ATGAAGATGACAGCGGAAGGCCCGTTTATCCTGCGGGATCTCCTGCGGTCGGAGTCAGAGCCCAGCTGGAAGGATGAAGAGGTTTGCGTGGTCGGAGTGTTCGGGAAGACGGCCATGCTGCAGGGGAGCTGGGAGAAATGTTCCCTGGTGAACTCGCTGTGCGACAGGCACGTCTTCCCTCTCTTTCACCGCCCGCCGGAGACCCCCGGGGATCGCAGCCTCTTTCAGGCCTATTACGAACAGGACTCCCGGGTCCTTTACCTGCTGCTGACCGGCATCACTGACACCGGGCAGCTGCTGAAGGCCTGCGAGGAGCTGAGCCAGGGGATTCCCCACGCAGAGGCCCACGAGTGGTGGAAGGATGAGGAGAAGCTGTACTGCATGCACCTGCTCTATCTGTTCTCTGTGTGCCACATCCTGCTGCTGGTGCACCCCACCTGCTGCTTCGATATCACCTACGAGAAGCTGTTCAGGGCGCTGGACAGTCTGAGGCAGAAGGTGCTTCCCTCTCTAAAGCCTCTCCTCAAGGACTGCACGGTGGGGCTGGACTGGAAACTCAATGCCCGGCCATGTCCTCCCAGGTTGCTCTTTGTTTTCCAGCTCAACGGAGCACTCAAAGTAGAGGCAAGGGGACAAGGGCCAACAACCACCGAGAAGCCCAAAAAGCACTCGCCCAAGAGACGGCTGCAGCATGCGCTGGAAGATCAGATCTACCGCATCTTTAGGAAGAGCCGGGTGCTCACCAACCAAAGCATTAACTGCCTGTTCACTGTGCCTGCCAACCAGGCCTTCGTGTATATCGTGGCCGATCAAGATGAAGACCCTATTGGGATGCTGCTAGAAGGACTGAGGCAGAACTGCACTATGAAAGATACAGAATCCATGGTGCCCATATCCGGGCCGAGACGTTATCAGATGATGAGACACACACGACAGTTGTCCTTCACAGTCGAGAGTAACACAAGTTTGTCTGGCCAGTTGGTTGACTGCACCTTGAGAGAATTCCTTTTCCAACACGTAGAGCTGGTGCTCACCAAAAAGGGATTTGATGACAGCGTTGGTAGAAATCCACAACCGTCTCATTTTGAGCTTCCAACTTACAATAAGTGGGTTGCTGTGGCATTAAAACTGTATGAAGTCCTAATTGAAAACAAAGATGATGATCCTCCCTCGTTTCCAGGGGGGTTTCCTCCAAAACTGCTGGCAAACATGAAAGTGTTGGAAAGCTATTTAGACGCAGATACCAAGTTTTCAGAAAACCGATGCCAGAAAGCTCTACCTATGGCGCACAGCGCGTACCAGTCAAATCTTCCCCATAATTACACAACAACCGTGCACAAAAACCAACTCGCACAGGCCCTGAGGGTGTATAGCCAGCATGCTCGGGGGCCAGCTTTCCAGAAATATGCCATTCATCTTAATGAAGATTGCTACAAATTTTGGAGCAGTGGTCACCAGCTTTGTGAAGAAAGGAGCTTGACAGATCAGCACTGCGTGCACAAGTTCCACTTGCTCCCAAAGTCAG GAGAAAAAATTGAGCCAGAGAGGAACCCTCCAATTTTGTTTCACAATAGTCGGGCACGGTCAACTGGCAGCTGCAACTGTGGAAGAAAACAGGCACCTCGCGAAGATCCGTTTGATATTCAAAGTGCCAATTATGATTTCTATCAG ATACTAGAAGAGAAGTGCTGTGCAAAGCTAGAGCATATCAGCTTTCCAGTGTTCCAGCCGAGCACCACGGACCCGGCCCCTGCCACAGATGATGCTTCCCCGGTTCCGCCGGAaggagaagcagaagcagagaaGCTAAAAGATAAGGAACCCCAAACGCAGGGAGAAAGTACTAGCCTAAGTCTGGCTCTGAGCCTTGGCCAGTCCACTGACAGTCTGGGAACGTACCCAGCTGACCCCCAAGCAGGGGGAGACAATGCAGAAGCTCCTGTGCATGGGGCCGAGgacaaaagtgagaaaaggccCAGCTTAGTGGATCGTCAAGCGTCCACTGTGGAATACCTTCCTGGAATGATGCATTCAAATTGTCCAAAAGGTCTCTTGCCCAAGTTTTCCAGTTGGTCTTTAGTAAAACTTGGGCCTGCCAAAGCTTATAACTTCCACACAGGATTAGATCAGGTTGGATTCATCCCAGGCACCAGCTATCTAATGCCCTGGGATATTGTTATCCGCACAAAGCCAGAGGACGATGGGGACCTGGACACCAACTCTTGGCCCGCGCCTAATAAATCCGTCCCTGGAAAGCGGAGTGCAGTGGTGATGGGGAGAGGCAGAAGAAGAGATGATATTGCCAGAGCCTTTGTAGGTTTTGAGTATGAGGACTTCAGAGGACGTCGGTTTATGTGCTCTGCACCTGACAAAATCATGAAGGTGATTGGAAATGGACCCAAGGAATCGGCAATTAAAGCCCTGAACAGTGACATGCCTTTATATATGCTCTCCCCTTCACAGGGAAGGGGGCTGAAACCTCATTATGCTCAGCTCATGAGACTGTTTATTGTGGTTCCAGATGCTCCTTTGCACATTATATTAAATCCTCAG gtGCAGCCCGGACCCCCTCCGTGCCCGGTTTTCTATCCTGAAAAGCAGGAAATCATACTGCCCCCTGATGGCCTGTGGGTTCTGAGATTACCTTTCTCCTATGTCACAGAACGCGGTCCATGTTACCCTCCAAAGGAAAACCAGCAGCTGATGAGCTACAAGATCACGCGAGGGATATTAAAGTCTGTCACTCAATGA
- the PRR11 gene encoding proline-rich protein 11, with amino-acid sequence MAKFLQARRRPTRYKRRQWLLSKSGATKHEPEQAPDQTVTKQPWHANLIPTGWFRFPRARNAVNSIVKAFISLYWCVHCTIQKHFIFVKNTICPPLICQRELRTLRQRLQKLEAEFSKLHSSLKDKDANSHLGDVRCCCMCHHGKNVPSIVAPLAEQCVPTSLLPPPPPPPPPPPPPPPPPPPPPAPVFSLQKRPPVLKKVERNRAAKEASAGQDGPLQIRLEDLLNVKLRKTRTNLEKRKMESNPKECIPLVTISEMQGANLKNGSKMPPRRLTNYFIGTPSKSPIDLRRRLRKINMVRSPGGTPIYDRDNKENGTGLNPMMTRALRQKFQLAHPKTPSPLRLSPANRSFEDVL; translated from the exons ATGGCAAAGTTCCTGCAAGCACGCCGAAGGCCAACCAGATACAAAAGGAGACAGTGGCTACTAAGTAAATCTGGGGCTACCAAACACGAGCCAGAACA GGCACCAGATCAAACCGTTACAAAGCAGCCTTGGCACGCTAACCTGATCCCCACCGGATGGTTCAGATTCCCCCGAGCAAGGAATGCAGTGAATTCAATAGTCAAGGCTTTCATCTCATTGTACTGGTGCGTTCACTGCACTATCCAAAAG CACTTTATTTTCgtcaaaaatacaatttgtccACCACTCATCTGCCAAAGGGAACTACGCACGCTTAGGCAACGTTTACAAAAACTTGAAGCAGAATTTTCCAAGCTACACTCATCGCTTAAG GATAAGGACGCTAATTCCCACTTAGGAGATGTTCGTTGTTGCTGCATGTGCCATCATGGAAAAAATGTACCCTCTATTGTGGCACCGCTGGCAGAACAGTGTGTTCCTACATCCCTCCTGCCACCtccaccccctcctcctccaccgccaccaccacctcctcctcctcctcctccaccacCAGCTCCTGTCTTTTCATTACAAAAACGGCCTCCGGTTCTGAAAAAAGTTGAGCGTAACAGAGCAGCTAAG GAAGCCTCTGCTGGGCAAGATGGACCCCTACAAATCCGACTTGAAGATCTCCTTAATGTTAAGTTACGGAAGACAAGAACCAATCTTGAGAAACGAAAG atggAATCTAATCCAAAAGAATGTATTCCACTAGTCACCATATCAGAAATGCAAGGTGCAAATCTAAAGAATGGCTCAAAGATGCCCCCACGGCGCCTCACAAACTATTTTAT TGGAACTCCAAGCAAAAGCCCAATAGACTTGAGACGGCGCCTAAGAAAGATCAACATGGTTAG AAGCCCTGGAGGAACCCCAATATATGACCGTGATAACAAAGAAAATGGTACTGGACTGAATCCGATGATGACAAGAGCTCTGAGGCAGAAATTTCAG ttgGCTCACCCAAAAACCCCCTCTCCTTTAAGATTATCCCCAGCAAACAGAAGCTTTGAAGACGTTCTTTAA